Proteins from a genomic interval of Pseudomonas paeninsulae:
- the rho gene encoding transcription termination factor Rho, with amino-acid sequence MNLTELKQKPITELLELAEQQGLENMARSRKQDVIFSLLKKHAKSGEEISGDGVLEILQDGFGFLRSADASYLAGPDDIYVSPSQIRRFNLRTGDTIVGKIRPPKEGERYFALLKVDTINYDRPENAKNKILFENLTPLFPTKRLIMEAGNGSTEDITGRVIDLCAPIGKGQRGLIVAPPKAGKTIMLQNIAANIARNNPECHLIVLLIDERPEEVTEMQRTVRGEVVASTFDEPPTRHVQVAEMVIEKAKRLVEHKKDVVILLDSITRLARAYNTVIPSSGKVLTGGVDAHALEKPKRFFGAARNIEEGGSLTIIATALVETGSKMDEVIYEEFKGTGNMELPLDRRIAEKRVFPAININRSGTRREELLTAEDELQRMWILRKLLHPMDEVAAIEFLIDKLKATKTNEEFFLSMRRK; translated from the coding sequence ATGAATCTGACCGAACTCAAGCAAAAGCCGATCACCGAACTGCTGGAACTCGCCGAACAACAGGGCCTGGAAAACATGGCCCGTTCGCGCAAGCAGGACGTGATTTTCTCGCTGTTGAAAAAACACGCTAAAAGCGGTGAGGAAATCTCCGGTGATGGCGTGCTGGAGATTCTCCAGGACGGTTTCGGCTTCCTCCGCTCCGCGGATGCCTCGTATCTCGCCGGCCCCGATGACATTTACGTGTCGCCGAGCCAGATCCGCCGCTTCAACCTGCGTACTGGCGATACCATCGTCGGCAAGATCCGCCCGCCGAAAGAAGGCGAGCGTTACTTCGCGCTGCTCAAGGTCGATACGATCAACTACGATCGCCCAGAGAACGCCAAGAACAAGATTCTGTTCGAGAACCTGACGCCGTTGTTCCCCACCAAGCGCCTGATCATGGAAGCCGGCAACGGCTCCACCGAGGACATCACCGGTCGGGTGATCGACCTCTGCGCGCCGATCGGCAAGGGCCAGCGCGGCCTGATCGTGGCGCCGCCGAAAGCCGGCAAGACCATCATGCTGCAGAACATCGCGGCGAACATCGCGCGCAACAATCCCGAGTGCCACCTGATCGTCTTGCTGATCGACGAGCGCCCGGAAGAAGTGACCGAAATGCAACGCACCGTGCGCGGCGAAGTGGTCGCTTCTACCTTCGACGAGCCGCCAACCCGCCACGTGCAGGTTGCCGAGATGGTGATCGAAAAGGCCAAGCGCCTGGTCGAACACAAGAAGGATGTGGTCATCCTGCTCGACTCCATCACCCGTCTGGCGCGCGCCTACAACACCGTGATCCCGAGCTCCGGCAAGGTCCTCACCGGTGGTGTCGACGCCCACGCCCTGGAGAAGCCAAAGCGTTTCTTCGGCGCGGCGCGTAACATCGAGGAAGGCGGCTCGCTGACCATCATCGCCACCGCGCTGGTGGAAACCGGCTCGAAGATGGACGAGGTGATCTACGAGGAATTCAAAGGCACTGGCAACATGGAGCTGCCGTTGGATCGTCGCATCGCCGAGAAGCGCGTGTTCCCGGCGATCAACATCAACCGCTCGGGCACCCGCCGCGAAGAGTTGCTGACCGCCGAAGACGAGTTGCAGCGCATGTGGATCCTGCGCAAACTGCTGCACCCGATGGACGAAGTCGCCGCCATCGAGTTCCTCATCGACAAGCTGAAAGCGACCAAGACCAACGAAGAGTTCTTCCTGTCGATGCGTCGCAAGTAA
- the trxA gene encoding thioredoxin TrxA: MSEFITNVSDASFDQDVIQAEGPVLVDYWAEWCGPCKMIAPVLDEIAQTYQGKLKVCKLNIDENQDTPPKYGVRGIPTLMLFKNGNVEATKVGALSKSQLAAFLDSNI; encoded by the coding sequence ATGAGCGAATTCATCACCAATGTCAGCGACGCCAGTTTCGATCAGGATGTGATCCAGGCCGAAGGTCCGGTGCTGGTTGACTACTGGGCTGAGTGGTGCGGCCCGTGCAAGATGATTGCTCCGGTCCTGGACGAAATCGCCCAGACCTACCAAGGCAAGCTGAAAGTCTGCAAGCTGAACATCGACGAAAATCAGGACACCCCGCCGAAGTACGGCGTGCGTGGCATTCCGACGCTGATGCTGTTCAAGAACGGCAATGTCGAGGCCACCAAGGTTGGCGCGTTGTCGAAGTCGCAGCTGGCGGCTTTCCTCGACAGCAACATCTGA
- the ppx gene encoding exopolyphosphatase, which translates to MPHTPAESFPLIAAIDLGSNSFHMVLAKADHGELRILERLGDKVQLAAGIDERRLLNEEAMQRGLECLRRFAQLTASLPEGAVRIVGTNALREAHNRGEFIRRAEEILGHPVEVISGREEARLIYLGVSHSIADTPGKRLVTDIGGGSTEFIIGQRFEPLLRESLQMGCVSYTQRYFKDGKITPARYAQAYTAARLEIMGIEHALHRLGWQEAVGASGTIKAIGLAIQAAGLGTGEINPEGLAWLKRKVFKLGDVEKLDLGGIKPDRRGIFPAGLAILEAIFDACEIERMSHSEGALREGVLYDLLGRHHHEDVRQRTLSALMERYHVDLEQAARVEHKALEALDQVADSWELGDEWHRELLIWAARVHELGLDIAHYQYHKHGAYLIEHSDLAGFSRMDQQMLALLVRGHRRNIPKDKLGEFGDEGIKLIRLCVLLRFAILFHHIRGTHEMPQVQLRAAAQSLEIRFPKDWLASNPLTQADFIQEAEWLKRTGIELSVR; encoded by the coding sequence ATGCCGCATACCCCTGCAGAGTCATTTCCCTTGATTGCAGCCATCGACCTGGGCTCCAACAGCTTCCACATGGTCTTGGCCAAGGCCGATCACGGCGAGCTGCGCATCCTCGAACGCCTGGGTGACAAGGTGCAGCTGGCCGCCGGCATCGACGAGCGGCGCCTGCTCAACGAGGAAGCCATGCAACGCGGCCTCGAGTGCCTGCGCCGTTTCGCCCAACTGACCGCCAGCCTGCCGGAGGGTGCGGTGCGCATCGTCGGCACCAATGCCCTGCGCGAGGCGCACAACCGCGGCGAATTCATCCGTCGCGCCGAGGAAATCCTCGGCCATCCGGTCGAAGTCATCTCCGGCCGCGAAGAAGCGCGACTGATCTACCTCGGCGTGTCCCACAGCATCGCCGACACCCCGGGCAAGCGCCTGGTTACCGATATCGGTGGCGGCAGTACCGAATTCATTATTGGCCAGCGCTTCGAGCCGTTGCTGCGCGAGAGCCTGCAGATGGGCTGCGTGAGCTACACCCAGCGCTACTTCAAGGACGGCAAAATCACCCCGGCCCGCTACGCCCAGGCCTATACCGCGGCACGCCTGGAGATAATGGGTATCGAGCACGCCCTGCACCGGCTCGGCTGGCAGGAAGCGGTCGGCGCGTCCGGCACCATCAAGGCCATAGGCCTGGCGATCCAGGCCGCTGGGCTGGGCACCGGCGAGATCAACCCGGAAGGTCTGGCCTGGCTCAAGCGCAAGGTGTTCAAGCTCGGCGACGTGGAGAAACTCGACCTCGGCGGTATCAAACCGGATCGACGCGGGATATTCCCCGCCGGCCTGGCCATTCTCGAAGCGATTTTCGATGCCTGCGAGATCGAGCGCATGTCGCACTCCGAAGGCGCCCTGCGCGAAGGCGTGCTCTACGACCTGCTCGGCCGCCATCACCACGAAGATGTACGCCAGCGCACCCTGAGCGCGCTGATGGAGCGCTACCACGTCGATCTGGAGCAAGCCGCCCGGGTCGAGCACAAGGCCCTGGAAGCACTCGATCAAGTGGCCGATAGCTGGGAACTGGGCGACGAATGGCACCGCGAACTGTTGATCTGGGCCGCACGGGTGCATGAACTTGGCCTGGACATTGCCCACTACCAGTATCACAAGCACGGCGCCTACCTGATCGAGCACTCCGACCTGGCCGGGTTCTCACGCATGGATCAGCAGATGCTCGCACTGCTGGTACGCGGTCACCGGCGCAATATTCCTAAAGACAAGCTTGGCGAGTTTGGCGATGAAGGCATCAAGCTGATCCGCCTGTGCGTACTGCTGCGTTTCGCCATCCTCTTCCATCACATCCGCGGCACCCATGAGATGCCGCAGGTGCAACTGCGGGCAGCGGCGCAAAGCCTGGAGATTCGCTTCCCGAAGGACTGGCTGGCGAGCAATCCGTTGACCCAGGCGGACTTCATTCAGGAAGCCGAGTGGCTCAAACGCACCGGTATCGAACTCAGCGTGCGCTGA
- the ppk1 gene encoding polyphosphate kinase 1: protein MTTEGLTPSELQTAEAVVAELPAEILPPLDTPAPAPTPAPPMVVPSLDDSSLYIHRELSQLQFNIRVLEQALDESHPLLERLKFLLIFSSNLDEFFEIRVAGLKKQINFAREQAAADGLQPHQALARISELAHEQISRQYAILNDTLLPALEKHQVRFIRRRHWNTKLKAWVRRYFRDEIAPIITPIGLDPTHPFPLLVNKSLNFIVELEGIDAFGRDSGLAIIPAPRLLPRIIKVPEDVGGLGDNYVFLSSMIHAHADDLFQGMKVKGCYQFRLTRNADLSVDTEDVEDLARALRGELFSRRYGDAVRLEVVDTCPRPLLDYLLKQFSLSESELYRVSGPVNLTRLFSITGLASHPELQYPPFTPVIPKLLQNSDNIFSVISKQDILLLHPFESFTPVVDLLRQAAKDPHVLAIKQTLYRSGANSEIVDALVEAARNGKEVTAVIELRARFDEESNLALASRLQAAGAVVIYGVVGFKTHAKMMLILRRESGEIVRYAHMGTGNYHAGNAKLYTDYSLLTADVALGEDVAKMFSQLIGMGKTLRMKKLLHAPFTLKKTLLELIAKETAAANEGKPAHIIAKFNSLTDAKIIRALYKASQTGVRIDLVVRGMCCLRPGIPGVSHNIHVRSIIGRFLEHTRVFYFLNEGEEKIYLSSADWMERNLDKRVESCFPVEGKKLIMRVKKELEAYLADNTQSWVLQSDGRYLRSSPTGNQNPRSAQAGLLEKLTVPLVSAR from the coding sequence ATGACCACCGAAGGACTCACCCCGAGCGAGTTGCAGACTGCCGAAGCGGTCGTCGCCGAACTGCCAGCGGAAATCCTGCCGCCGCTCGACACGCCGGCGCCTGCGCCCACGCCAGCACCGCCCATGGTGGTGCCAAGCCTGGACGACAGCAGCCTGTATATCCACCGCGAGTTGTCGCAGCTGCAATTCAATATCCGCGTGCTGGAACAGGCGCTGGATGAGTCCCACCCGTTGCTGGAACGGCTGAAATTTCTGCTGATTTTCTCCAGCAACCTGGATGAGTTCTTCGAGATCCGTGTCGCCGGCTTGAAGAAACAGATCAACTTCGCCCGCGAACAGGCCGCTGCCGATGGCTTGCAGCCGCATCAGGCGCTGGCGCGGATTTCCGAGCTGGCGCACGAACAGATCAGCCGGCAGTACGCGATTCTCAATGACACCCTGCTGCCGGCGCTGGAAAAGCACCAGGTGCGCTTTATCCGCCGGCGTCACTGGAACACCAAGTTGAAGGCCTGGGTGCGTCGCTACTTTCGCGACGAGATCGCGCCGATCATCACGCCGATCGGCCTGGACCCGACTCACCCGTTTCCCTTGCTGGTGAACAAGAGCCTGAACTTCATCGTCGAGCTGGAAGGCATCGACGCCTTCGGTCGCGATTCGGGCCTGGCGATCATCCCGGCGCCGCGCCTGCTGCCGCGGATCATCAAGGTGCCGGAGGATGTCGGCGGCCTCGGCGACAACTACGTATTCCTCTCCTCGATGATCCACGCGCATGCCGACGATTTGTTTCAGGGCATGAAGGTCAAGGGCTGCTACCAGTTCCGCCTGACCCGTAACGCCGACCTGTCGGTGGACACCGAAGACGTCGAGGACCTGGCTCGCGCCTTGCGCGGCGAGCTGTTCTCGCGGCGTTACGGCGATGCGGTGCGTCTTGAGGTGGTCGACACCTGCCCGCGGCCGCTGCTGGATTACCTGCTCAAGCAATTCAGCCTGAGCGAGAGTGAATTGTACCGGGTCAGTGGCCCGGTCAACCTGACCCGCCTGTTCAGCATCACCGGCCTGGCCAGTCACCCGGAGCTGCAATACCCGCCGTTCACCCCGGTAATCCCCAAACTGCTGCAAAACAGCGACAACATCTTCAGCGTGATCAGCAAGCAGGACATTCTCCTGCTGCACCCGTTCGAGTCCTTTACCCCGGTGGTCGATCTGCTGCGCCAGGCGGCGAAAGACCCGCACGTGCTGGCGATCAAGCAGACCCTGTACCGTAGCGGCGCCAACTCGGAAATCGTCGATGCGCTGGTCGAGGCCGCGCGTAACGGCAAGGAAGTCACCGCGGTGATCGAGCTGCGCGCGCGCTTCGACGAGGAGTCCAACCTGGCCCTGGCCAGCCGCCTGCAGGCGGCCGGTGCGGTGGTGATCTACGGGGTGGTCGGTTTCAAAACCCACGCCAAGATGATGCTGATCCTGCGCCGCGAGAGTGGTGAGATTGTCCGCTACGCGCACATGGGGACCGGCAACTACCACGCCGGCAACGCCAAGCTGTACACCGACTACAGCCTGCTCACCGCCGATGTGGCGCTGGGCGAGGATGTGGCGAAGATGTTCAGTCAGCTGATCGGCATGGGCAAGACCCTGCGCATGAAGAAACTGCTGCATGCGCCCTTCACCCTGAAAAAAACCCTGCTTGAGCTGATCGCCAAGGAAACCGCCGCGGCCAACGAGGGCAAGCCGGCGCACATCATCGCCAAGTTCAACTCGCTGACCGATGCGAAGATCATTCGCGCGCTGTACAAGGCCAGCCAGACCGGGGTGCGTATCGACCTGGTGGTGCGTGGCATGTGTTGCTTGCGTCCGGGTATTCCGGGTGTGTCGCACAATATCCACGTGCGCTCGATCATCGGCCGCTTCCTCGAGCACACGCGGGTGTTCTACTTTCTCAACGAAGGTGAGGAAAAGATTTACCTGTCCAGCGCCGACTGGATGGAGCGCAATCTGGACAAACGGGTCGAGAGCTGTTTCCCGGTGGAAGGCAAGAAGCTGATCATGCGGGTGAAGAAGGAGCTGGAGGCTTACCTGGCCGATAACACCCAGAGCTGGGTGCTGCAGTCGGACGGACGCTACCTGCGTAGCAGCCCAACCGGCAACCAGAACCCGCGCAGCGCGCAGGCCGGGCTGCTGGAAAAGCTGACGGTGCCGTTGGTCAGCGCACGCTGA
- the hemB gene encoding porphobilinogen synthase, whose translation MSFTPANRLFPATRLRRNRSDDFSRRLVRENRLSVDDLIFPVFVLDGDNRREAIASMPGVERLSIDLLLQEAEKWVALGIPALALFPVTPLEKKSLNGSEAWNPEGIAQRAIRALRARFPELGIISDVALDPFTTHGQDGILDEDGYVQNDVTVDALVKQALSHAEAGAQVVAPSDMMDGRVQAIRETLELADFPNVRIMAYSAKYASAYYGPFRDAVGSAANLGKANKASYQMDPANGDEALHEVAADLAEGADMVMVKPGMPYLDILWRVKQEFRVPTFVYQVSGEYAMHMAAIQNGWLSEAVILESLTAFKRAGADGILTYFAVRAAELLQPGH comes from the coding sequence GTGAGCTTTACCCCTGCCAATCGCCTGTTTCCCGCCACCCGACTGCGCCGCAACCGTAGCGATGATTTTTCCCGGCGCCTGGTGCGCGAGAATCGCTTGAGCGTCGACGACCTGATTTTTCCGGTGTTCGTGCTTGACGGTGACAACCGCCGCGAGGCGATCGCCTCGATGCCGGGTGTCGAGCGTCTGTCCATCGACCTGCTGCTGCAGGAAGCGGAGAAGTGGGTAGCCCTGGGCATTCCGGCGCTGGCGCTGTTCCCGGTGACGCCGCTGGAGAAAAAGTCCCTGAACGGTAGCGAGGCGTGGAACCCCGAGGGCATTGCCCAGCGCGCGATTCGCGCCCTGCGTGCACGCTTCCCGGAACTGGGTATCATCAGTGACGTGGCCCTGGATCCCTTCACCACCCACGGCCAGGACGGCATCCTCGACGAAGACGGCTACGTGCAGAACGACGTCACCGTCGACGCCCTAGTCAAGCAGGCGTTGTCGCATGCCGAGGCCGGTGCCCAGGTGGTCGCGCCGTCGGACATGATGGACGGTCGGGTGCAGGCCATCCGCGAGACCCTGGAGCTGGCCGATTTTCCCAATGTGCGCATCATGGCCTACTCGGCCAAGTACGCCAGCGCCTACTATGGCCCGTTCCGTGATGCCGTGGGCTCGGCAGCCAACCTGGGCAAGGCCAACAAGGCCAGTTACCAGATGGACCCGGCCAACGGCGACGAGGCGCTGCACGAAGTGGCCGCCGACCTGGCGGAAGGCGCCGACATGGTGATGGTCAAGCCGGGTATGCCCTATCTGGACATTCTCTGGCGGGTCAAACAGGAATTCCGGGTGCCAACTTTTGTCTATCAAGTCAGTGGCGAGTACGCCATGCATATGGCTGCGATCCAGAATGGCTGGTTGAGCGAGGCGGTGATTCTCGAATCGCTGACCGCTTTCAAGCGTGCCGGTGCCGATGGCATCCTTACCTATTTCGCCGTTCGCGCGGCAGAACTGTTACAGCCGGGGCACTAG
- a CDS encoding DedA family protein, with amino-acid sequence MLENLLQQFGYPAVLLGTFLEGEMSLLLAAYLALRGYLSIEGVVLCAFGGTYASDQLWYFLGRRHGRRILARRPHWQGLGDKALLLLRRHPDLWVLGFRFIYGMRTVMPLAIGLSGYSWRRYLLLDAIGVAIWSTGLGLAAYHLGAALETILGDFRRYQLYVFAALLLIALGFWLRRRLRRSAH; translated from the coding sequence ATGCTCGAAAACCTCCTGCAGCAATTTGGCTATCCCGCGGTGCTGCTTGGCACCTTTCTCGAAGGCGAGATGTCGCTGCTACTGGCGGCGTATCTGGCTCTGCGCGGCTACCTGAGCATCGAAGGGGTGGTGCTGTGCGCATTCGGCGGCACCTACGCCAGCGACCAGCTGTGGTATTTCCTCGGCCGCCGCCATGGTCGCCGCATCCTCGCCCGCCGGCCACACTGGCAGGGCCTGGGCGACAAGGCATTGCTGCTCCTGCGCCGGCATCCGGATTTGTGGGTATTGGGCTTTCGCTTCATCTACGGCATGCGCACGGTGATGCCGCTGGCTATCGGCCTGTCCGGTTACTCATGGCGACGCTACCTGCTGCTGGACGCCATCGGCGTGGCCATCTGGTCTACCGGCCTGGGTCTGGCGGCCTATCACCTGGGCGCGGCGCTGGAAACCATCCTCGGCGACTTCCGCCGCTACCAGCTGTATGTCTTCGCCGCACTGCTGCTGATCGCCCTGGGCTTCTGGCTACGCCGGCGCCTGCGCCGCTCGGCGCATTGA
- the elbB gene encoding isoprenoid biosynthesis glyoxalase ElbB, which yields MNRKVAVILSGCGVYDGAEIHESVITLLRLDQRGAEVQCFAPNVQQLHVVDHYSGDEMDEKRNVLVEAARIARGQIKDVRELHVDNFDALIMPGGFGVAKNLSDFVLSGANCTVQPDVLSAAQAFVKAGKPVGMMCIAPALAARIFGRGVVCTIGNDQETAAALTQMGAVHHECEVSEVVEDHTNKLVTTPAYMLAQSISEAASGINKLVDRVLELTHV from the coding sequence ATGAACAGAAAAGTAGCGGTGATTCTTTCCGGTTGCGGCGTTTACGACGGCGCCGAGATTCATGAAAGCGTGATCACCCTGCTGCGCCTCGACCAGCGCGGTGCAGAAGTGCAATGTTTTGCGCCGAACGTGCAGCAACTGCATGTGGTCGATCATTACAGCGGCGATGAAATGGACGAGAAGCGCAACGTCCTGGTAGAGGCCGCCCGCATCGCTCGCGGCCAGATCAAGGACGTCCGTGAACTGCATGTGGACAATTTCGACGCCCTGATCATGCCCGGAGGCTTTGGCGTGGCCAAGAATCTCTCCGACTTCGTCCTCAGCGGTGCCAACTGCACGGTGCAGCCCGACGTGCTGAGCGCCGCCCAAGCCTTCGTCAAGGCCGGCAAACCGGTCGGCATGATGTGCATCGCCCCGGCCCTGGCGGCCAGGATCTTCGGCCGCGGCGTGGTCTGCACCATCGGCAACGACCAGGAAACCGCCGCCGCGCTGACGCAGATGGGCGCAGTCCATCATGAGTGCGAGGTCAGCGAAGTTGTCGAAGACCACACCAACAAGCTGGTCACTACGCCGGCCTACATGCTCGCCCAGTCGATCAGTGAAGCGGCCTCGGGTATTAACAAGCTGGTCGACCGGGTACTCGAGCTGACCCACGTCTAG
- a CDS encoding thioesterase family protein, whose translation MTTPPLELSPELHQAVSGFFQRIPFNQMLGIQLGELSPQRVTMHLPMQAALIGNFVHGILHGGVISSLLDVAGGAMALIGAFDKHQHLSSQERMVRLSKLGTIDLRIDYLRPGRGQHFTASAVLLRTGNKVAVVRSELHSDDGTLIAVGTGTYLCG comes from the coding sequence ATGACCACTCCACCTCTCGAACTCAGCCCAGAACTGCATCAGGCGGTGAGCGGCTTTTTCCAACGCATTCCGTTCAACCAGATGCTGGGCATCCAGCTCGGCGAGCTGAGTCCGCAGCGCGTGACCATGCACTTGCCGATGCAGGCTGCGCTGATTGGCAACTTTGTCCACGGCATCCTGCATGGCGGGGTGATTTCCTCGCTGCTGGATGTCGCCGGTGGCGCCATGGCGCTGATCGGCGCCTTCGACAAGCATCAACACCTGTCCAGCCAGGAGCGCATGGTGCGGCTGTCCAAGCTGGGCACCATCGACCTGCGCATCGACTACCTGCGCCCCGGTCGCGGCCAGCACTTCACCGCCAGCGCCGTGCTGCTGCGTACCGGCAACAAGGTCGCGGTGGTGCGCAGCGAACTGCACAGCGATGACGGCACCCTGATCGCGGTAGGCACCGGCACCTACCTGTGCGGCTGA
- a CDS encoding YaiI/YqxD family protein: MRVWIDADACPKGAKDQVVKFALKRRFEVLLVAGQAQIKPAYACVRLIVVPSGPDAADDYLVEHALPGDLVICSDVPLADRLVKKGVAALDPRGREFDEGNMGDKLAVRNLFTELREQGQIGGGQGPYGERDKQAFANSLDRILTRLLRS, from the coding sequence ATGCGCGTGTGGATAGATGCAGATGCCTGCCCGAAGGGGGCCAAGGACCAGGTGGTCAAGTTCGCCCTGAAGCGGCGTTTCGAGGTGTTACTGGTGGCTGGGCAGGCGCAGATCAAGCCGGCCTATGCCTGTGTGCGCTTGATTGTGGTGCCCAGCGGGCCGGATGCCGCCGACGATTATTTGGTCGAACACGCCTTGCCCGGTGACTTGGTCATCTGCAGCGATGTGCCGCTGGCCGATCGTCTGGTGAAGAAAGGCGTTGCTGCTCTCGATCCGCGCGGTCGCGAGTTCGACGAAGGCAATATGGGCGACAAGCTGGCGGTGCGTAACCTGTTTACCGAGCTACGCGAGCAGGGGCAGATCGGCGGTGGTCAGGGGCCTTACGGCGAGCGCGACAAGCAGGCCTTTGCCAATAGCCTGGATCGCATCCTGACCCGCCTTTTGCGCAGCTGA
- a CDS encoding cytochrome c/FTR1 family iron permease, with amino-acid sequence MFSSSRLLRGLLVPLLALCSLSTMADTTAGAAQALHLLGYLGADYPATVANGQVLDAGEYREQLEFVAVLQGLIVALPARPEQAEVEQGVANLRQGIERREEGGKVTAQARQLAATLAKAYAISQTPAITPDPARGAPLFAQHCSVCHGEQGAGDGPAGIGLEPPPANLRDLSRMDRLSLYDLYNTIGLGIDGTDMTAFADQLDARERWDLASYIAGFGAEQTLQTQPFSLAVLAGTTPAEIAQQQGEEAVAQFRAQRAQPPPPSRGPRQLIEHTRTTLEQSLAAYRRSEREQAYDLSVGAYLEGFELVESALNNLDPLQRKATEKALMAYRQALQDGLSVAQAAQRLELAKVELGKSAALLDVSGLSDSLSFFSSLLILLREGLEVILVLAAILAFLRNTGQQQAVRSVHLGWGLALLAGVGTWALAAYLIDVSGAQREMLEGITALFASVMVLWLGVWMHDRRHAAAWQDYIKSSLVGGGGRFGFAVLAFFSVYRELFEVILFYETLWLQAGPQGHGMVLAGAAAALLLLLGLAWVILRGSRKLPLATFFSVNAVLLCTLSVVFAGHGIAALQEAGVLGTRPLAFFEFDWLGIHADAYGLSAQALALLAIVVFYARSWLGERRRGQVGTV; translated from the coding sequence ATGTTCTCTTCTTCTCGTTTACTGCGCGGGCTGCTCGTGCCCCTGCTGGCGCTCTGCAGCCTGAGTACCATGGCCGACACCACTGCGGGCGCGGCCCAAGCCCTGCATTTGTTGGGCTACCTGGGCGCCGATTATCCGGCGACCGTGGCCAACGGGCAGGTGCTCGACGCCGGTGAATACCGCGAGCAGTTGGAGTTTGTCGCCGTGCTGCAGGGCTTGATCGTCGCGTTGCCGGCCCGCCCAGAGCAGGCCGAGGTGGAGCAGGGCGTTGCCAACCTACGCCAAGGCATCGAACGGCGCGAAGAGGGGGGCAAGGTCACCGCTCAGGCCCGGCAATTGGCTGCGACCCTGGCCAAGGCCTATGCCATCAGTCAGACCCCGGCGATCACCCCTGACCCAGCCCGCGGCGCCCCGCTGTTCGCTCAGCACTGTAGCGTCTGTCATGGCGAGCAGGGCGCTGGCGATGGCCCGGCAGGGATTGGCCTGGAGCCACCACCGGCCAATCTGCGCGATCTGTCGCGGATGGATCGGCTGAGCCTATACGACCTCTATAACACCATCGGCCTGGGCATCGACGGCACCGATATGACGGCGTTCGCCGACCAGCTGGATGCGCGCGAGCGTTGGGACTTGGCCAGTTATATAGCCGGATTCGGCGCCGAACAAACGCTTCAGACCCAGCCATTCAGTCTGGCCGTGCTGGCAGGCACCACGCCTGCGGAGATCGCCCAGCAGCAGGGCGAGGAGGCTGTCGCGCAATTTCGCGCCCAGCGCGCCCAGCCACCGCCGCCGTCGCGCGGCCCGCGACAACTGATCGAGCATACCCGCACCACTCTGGAGCAGAGTCTGGCGGCTTATCGCCGCAGCGAGCGGGAGCAGGCCTACGATCTGTCAGTCGGCGCCTACCTGGAAGGTTTTGAACTGGTCGAAAGTGCCTTGAACAACCTCGATCCGCTGCAGCGCAAGGCCACCGAAAAGGCGCTGATGGCCTACCGGCAAGCGTTGCAGGATGGTCTCTCGGTAGCCCAGGCGGCGCAGCGCCTGGAGCTGGCCAAGGTCGAGCTGGGCAAGTCTGCCGCCTTGCTCGACGTGAGCGGCCTGTCGGACTCGCTGAGTTTCTTCTCCAGCCTGCTGATCCTGCTGCGCGAGGGCCTGGAGGTCATCCTGGTGCTGGCGGCGATCCTCGCCTTCCTGCGCAATACGGGGCAACAGCAGGCGGTGCGTAGCGTGCACCTGGGCTGGGGCCTGGCGCTGCTGGCTGGGGTCGGCACCTGGGCGTTGGCGGCTTACCTGATCGATGTCAGTGGCGCCCAGCGCGAGATGCTGGAAGGCATCACCGCCTTGTTCGCCAGTGTCATGGTGCTCTGGCTCGGCGTGTGGATGCATGACCGGCGTCATGCCGCGGCCTGGCAGGACTACATCAAGAGCAGCCTGGTCGGCGGTGGCGGGCGCTTCGGTTTCGCCGTGCTGGCGTTCTTCTCGGTGTACCGCGAACTGTTCGAGGTCATCCTGTTCTATGAAACCCTCTGGTTGCAGGCCGGCCCTCAGGGCCATGGCATGGTTCTGGCCGGCGCTGCAGCGGCTCTGCTGCTGTTACTGGGCTTGGCCTGGGTGATCCTCCGCGGTTCGCGCAAGTTGCCGCTGGCGACCTTCTTCAGCGTCAACGCGGTACTGCTCTGCACCCTGTCGGTGGTGTTTGCCGGGCATGGGATCGCCGCGCTGCAGGAGGCCGGGGTGCTCGGCACACGACCGCTGGCGTTCTTCGAATTTGACTGGCTGGGCATCCATGCCGACGCTTATGGCCTGTCGGCCCAAGCGCTGGCACTGCTGGCTATCGTGGTGTTCTATGCTCGCAGCTGGCTTGGCGAACGGCGGCGTGGGCAGGTTGGTACAGTCTGA